A window from Streptomyces sp. NBC_00271 encodes these proteins:
- a CDS encoding GntR family transcriptional regulator: MLLRLNTADSSPLHEQVAGAIRRAIAEGECGPGDRLPPARELSQALDVNVNTVLRGLRALRDEGVLEFRRGRGVTVADGADQRSVLLHRVRDLVADAAHLGYSKNDLVDMIRGIS; the protein is encoded by the coding sequence ATGCTGTTGAGGCTGAACACCGCGGACAGTAGCCCCCTGCACGAGCAGGTGGCCGGCGCGATCCGGCGCGCCATCGCCGAGGGCGAGTGCGGGCCGGGAGACCGCCTTCCCCCGGCACGGGAGCTTTCCCAGGCCCTGGATGTGAACGTCAACACGGTTCTACGGGGCCTTCGGGCGCTGCGCGACGAAGGGGTGTTGGAGTTCCGGCGGGGTCGGGGTGTGACGGTGGCCGACGGGGCGGACCAGCGCTCCGTTCTGCTGCACCGCGTACGCGACCTGGTGGCCGACGCGGCGCACCTCGGCTACAGCAAGAACGACCTCGTCGACATGATCAGGGGGATCTCGTGA
- a CDS encoding acyl-CoA dehydrogenase family protein: protein MDHRLSPELEELRRTVEEFAHDVVAPKIGDFYERHEFPYEIVREMGRMGLFGLPFPEEYGGMGGDYLALGIALEELARVDSSVAITLEAGVSLGAMPIHLFGTEAQKREWLPRLCSGEILGAFGLTEPDGGSDAGATRTTARLDPDTNEWVINGSKCFITNSGTDITGLVTVTAVTGRKPDGKPLISAIIVPSGTPGFTVAAPYSKVGWNASDTRELSFADVRVPAANLLGEEGRGYAQFLRILDEGRIAIAALATGLAQGCVDESVKYAKERHAFGRPIGANQAIQFKIADMEMKAHMARVGWRDAASRLVAGEPFKKEAAVAKLYSSTIAVDNARDATQVHGGYGFMNEYPVARMWRDSKILEIGEGTSEVQRMLIARELGLTG from the coding sequence CTGGACCACCGGCTCTCCCCCGAACTCGAAGAACTCCGCCGTACGGTCGAGGAGTTCGCGCACGACGTCGTGGCACCGAAGATCGGCGACTTCTACGAGCGGCACGAGTTCCCGTACGAGATCGTGCGGGAGATGGGCCGCATGGGCCTGTTCGGACTGCCCTTCCCCGAGGAGTACGGCGGCATGGGCGGCGACTATCTCGCCCTCGGGATCGCCCTGGAGGAGCTCGCCCGGGTGGACTCCTCCGTGGCCATCACCCTGGAGGCGGGCGTCTCGCTCGGCGCGATGCCGATCCACCTCTTCGGCACGGAGGCCCAGAAGCGGGAGTGGCTTCCCCGTCTCTGCTCCGGCGAGATCCTCGGCGCCTTCGGCCTGACGGAGCCGGACGGCGGCTCGGACGCCGGCGCGACCCGCACGACAGCCCGTCTCGACCCGGACACGAACGAATGGGTCATCAACGGCAGCAAGTGCTTCATCACCAACTCCGGCACGGACATCACGGGCCTGGTCACGGTCACCGCCGTCACCGGACGCAAGCCCGACGGCAAGCCGCTGATCTCCGCGATCATCGTCCCGTCCGGCACCCCCGGTTTCACGGTCGCCGCCCCGTACTCGAAGGTCGGCTGGAACGCCTCCGACACCCGTGAGCTGTCCTTCGCCGACGTCCGTGTCCCGGCCGCGAACCTGCTCGGCGAGGAGGGCCGCGGCTACGCCCAGTTCCTGCGCATCCTGGACGAGGGCCGTATCGCCATCGCGGCTCTGGCGACGGGCCTCGCGCAGGGCTGCGTCGACGAGTCGGTGAAGTACGCCAAGGAGCGGCACGCGTTCGGACGCCCGATCGGCGCGAACCAGGCCATCCAGTTCAAGATCGCCGACATGGAGATGAAGGCCCACATGGCCCGCGTCGGCTGGCGCGACGCCGCGTCCCGCCTCGTCGCGGGCGAGCCCTTCAAGAAGGAGGCGGCGGTCGCCAAGCTCTACTCCTCCACCATCGCCGTCGACAACGCCCGCGACGCCACCCAGGTCCACGGCGGCTACGGCTTCATGAACGAGTACCCGGTGGCCCGCATGTGGCGCGACTCCAAGATCCTGGAGATCGGCGAGGGCACGAGCGAGGTACAGCGGATGCTGATCGCGAGGGAGCTGGGGCTGACGGGCTGA
- a CDS encoding lysine N(6)-hydroxylase/L-ornithine N(5)-oxygenase family protein, giving the protein MTALPESVEATGKTHDFVGIGLGPFNLGLACLTEPIADLDGVFLESKPDFEWHSGMFLEGAHLQTPFMSDLVTLADPTSPYSFLNYLKESGRLYSFYIRENFYPLRVEYDDYCRWAASKLSSVRFSTTVEEVTYEGDLYHVRTTAGEVFRARHLVLGTGTPPYIPEACADLGGDLIHNSRYLQHKRELQAKKSITLVGSGQSAAEIYYDLLSEIDVHGYRLNWVTRSPRFFPLEYTKLTLEMTSPEYIDYFHALPEPTRYRLQTEQKGLFKGIDGELIDAIFDLLYQKNLGGPVPTRLLTNSSLNTAAHENGTYTLGLRQEEQGKDYELSSEGLILATGYKYAEPAFLKPVQGRLRYDTRGNFDVARNYAIDTTGRGVFLQNAGVHTHSITSPDLGMGPYRNASIIRELLGTEYYPVEKTIAFQEFSV; this is encoded by the coding sequence TTGACCGCGCTTCCTGAATCCGTCGAAGCCACTGGAAAGACTCACGACTTCGTGGGGATCGGGCTCGGGCCCTTCAACCTCGGCCTCGCCTGCCTCACCGAGCCGATCGCCGATCTGGACGGCGTCTTCCTGGAGTCCAAGCCGGACTTCGAGTGGCACTCCGGGATGTTCCTGGAGGGCGCGCACCTCCAGACCCCGTTCATGTCGGACCTGGTGACCCTCGCCGACCCGACCTCCCCGTACTCCTTCCTCAACTACCTCAAGGAGTCCGGGCGGCTGTACTCCTTCTACATCCGCGAGAACTTCTACCCGCTCCGGGTCGAGTACGACGACTACTGCCGCTGGGCCGCCTCGAAACTGAGCAGCGTCCGCTTCAGCACGACGGTCGAGGAAGTGACGTACGAGGGCGATCTGTACCACGTACGGACGACGGCCGGCGAGGTGTTCCGCGCCCGCCACCTGGTCCTGGGCACCGGAACACCCCCGTACATCCCCGAGGCCTGCGCGGACCTCGGCGGCGACCTCATCCACAACTCCCGCTATCTCCAGCACAAGCGGGAGCTCCAGGCGAAGAAGTCGATCACGCTCGTCGGCAGCGGCCAGTCCGCCGCCGAGATCTACTACGACCTGCTCAGCGAGATCGACGTCCACGGCTACCGGCTGAACTGGGTCACGCGCTCTCCGCGCTTCTTCCCGCTCGAGTACACCAAACTCACGCTGGAGATGACCTCCCCGGAGTACATCGACTACTTCCACGCGCTGCCCGAGCCGACGCGCTACCGCCTCCAGACGGAGCAGAAGGGCCTGTTCAAGGGCATCGACGGCGAGCTGATCGACGCGATCTTCGACCTGCTCTACCAGAAGAACCTCGGCGGTCCCGTCCCGACGCGGCTGCTCACCAACTCCTCCCTGAACACAGCCGCTCACGAGAACGGCACGTACACCCTGGGCCTGCGCCAGGAGGAGCAGGGCAAGGACTACGAGCTGAGCTCCGAGGGCCTGATCCTGGCCACCGGCTACAAGTACGCCGAGCCCGCGTTCCTGAAGCCGGTCCAGGGCCGGCTGCGCTACGACACCCGCGGCAACTTCGACGTGGCCCGCAACTACGCCATCGACACCACCGGCCGCGGCGTCTTCCTCCAGAACGCGGGCGTCCACACCCACAGCATCACCAGCCCCGACCTGGGCATGGGCCCGTACCGCAACGCGTCCATCATCCGTGAGCTGCTCGGCACCGAGTACTACCCGGTCGAGAAGACGATCGCGTTCCAGGAGTTCAGCGTATGA
- a CDS encoding DUF1648 domain-containing protein — translation MSEQGRKSGAVWGAVGWGVGVLVLLVALPLAASGRLPDRLATHWEAGSDRPDDSMPLWAAALFPALIWGVLAFVVVLTPRRAGAGRGVPGWAAAGLGFGGVTLLGGQASVVRANLDRADWHDAGSVTSGIVGTLVVAAAAGAAGLLAARRAPDEPRPTADGPTLDIPAGQRVVWLARTSNSWLHALAALTGLLAITVVVSALAGLTDLPFLLAAAPFAFASLLVLGCSSVRARVSERGLDVAFGPFGWPTRHWAAEDIESARVENRTPAQVGGWGYRLSGRGTTVMLRGGECLVIHPSRGREFAVSVDDAERGAALLNSLSARHAR, via the coding sequence GTGAGCGAGCAGGGGCGCAAGAGCGGAGCGGTGTGGGGCGCCGTCGGCTGGGGCGTCGGCGTTCTGGTCCTTTTGGTGGCGCTGCCGTTGGCCGCGAGCGGTCGGCTCCCGGACCGACTGGCGACCCACTGGGAAGCCGGCTCGGACAGGCCCGACGACTCCATGCCGCTCTGGGCCGCGGCCCTCTTCCCCGCGCTGATCTGGGGTGTGCTGGCGTTCGTCGTCGTGCTGACGCCGCGCCGGGCAGGGGCCGGTCGCGGCGTACCAGGGTGGGCGGCCGCGGGCCTCGGCTTCGGCGGTGTGACACTGCTCGGCGGGCAGGCATCGGTCGTACGGGCGAATCTGGACCGCGCGGACTGGCACGACGCGGGATCGGTGACGAGCGGGATCGTGGGCACGCTCGTGGTGGCGGCCGCAGCGGGCGCGGCCGGTCTGCTGGCCGCGCGCCGGGCGCCGGACGAACCCCGGCCCACGGCGGACGGCCCGACCCTGGACATTCCCGCCGGACAGCGGGTCGTATGGCTCGCCCGCACGTCGAACTCCTGGCTCCATGCGCTCGCCGCCCTGACCGGGCTGCTCGCGATCACCGTCGTCGTGTCGGCGCTCGCGGGTCTGACGGACCTTCCGTTCCTGCTGGCGGCCGCGCCGTTCGCCTTCGCGTCCCTTCTGGTCCTCGGCTGCTCCTCGGTGCGGGCGCGCGTCAGCGAGCGAGGTCTGGACGTCGCCTTCGGTCCCTTCGGCTGGCCGACACGACACTGGGCCGCCGAGGACATCGAGTCGGCACGCGTCGAGAACCGCACGCCCGCCCAGGTCGGCGGATGGGGCTACCGGCTGAGCGGGCGGGGAACCACCGTGATGCTGCGCGGTGGCGAGTGCCTGGTCATCCACCCTTCAAGGGGCAGGGAATTCGCCGTGAGTGTGGACGACGCCGAACGCGGAGCCGCCCTCCTGAACTCCCTGAGTGCCCGGCACGCAAGGTGA
- a CDS encoding acetyl-CoA carboxylase biotin carboxylase subunit, with the protein MFDTVLVANRGEIAVRVIRTLRALGVRSVAVFSDADADARHVREADTAVRIGPAPASESYLSVERLLEAAARTGAQAVHPGYGFLAENASFARACAEAGLVFIGPPADAIALMGDKIRAKETVKAAGVPVVPGSSGSGLTDAQLAEAAREIGMPVLLKPSAGGGGKGMRLVRDASALGEEIAAARREARASFGDDTLLVERWVDRPRHIEIQVLADGHGNVVHLGERECSLQRRHQKIIEEAPSVLLDDGTRAAMGEAAVQAARSCGYEGAGTVEFIVPGSDPSSYYFMEMNTRLQVEHPVTELVTGLDLVEWQLRVAAGERLPYGQQDITLTGHAVEARICAEDPARGFLPSGGTVLALHEPQGDGVRTDSGLSEGTEIGSLYDPMLSKVIAYGPDRATALRKLRAALAETVTLGVQTNAGFLRRLLAHPAVVAGDLDTGLVEREADELAARPVPAEVYASAALLRQAALGPRASGAPVAFGASEATGWVDPFSVPDGWRLGGEPAWTAHHLRLPGHDPVTVRVRRAADGGVELLLDGEERPLRGTLPVPVGGPTASRFTFRLDGVTHTFAALPDGTWLGREGDAWHVRDHDPVAASLTGAAHAGVDSLTAPMPGTVTVVKVAVGDEVTAGQSLLVVEAMKMEHVISAPHAGTVSELDVTPGTTVAMDQVLAVITPYEETTPYEETT; encoded by the coding sequence ATGTTCGACACAGTCCTTGTGGCCAACCGGGGCGAGATCGCCGTACGCGTCATCCGCACCCTGCGCGCGCTCGGCGTCCGCTCGGTCGCCGTCTTCTCCGACGCGGACGCCGACGCCCGGCATGTGCGTGAGGCGGACACGGCGGTACGGATCGGTCCGGCGCCGGCCTCCGAGAGCTATCTGTCGGTGGAGCGGCTCCTCGAAGCCGCCGCTCGCACCGGGGCCCAGGCGGTGCACCCCGGGTACGGCTTCCTCGCCGAGAACGCCTCGTTCGCGCGCGCGTGCGCCGAGGCCGGACTCGTCTTCATCGGCCCGCCCGCGGACGCGATCGCGCTGATGGGCGACAAGATCCGCGCCAAGGAGACGGTGAAGGCGGCCGGGGTCCCGGTCGTTCCCGGCTCGTCCGGCAGCGGCCTCACGGACGCTCAGCTGGCCGAGGCCGCACGGGAGATCGGCATGCCCGTGCTGCTCAAGCCGTCGGCGGGCGGTGGCGGCAAGGGCATGCGGCTGGTGCGGGACGCGTCGGCGCTGGGCGAGGAGATCGCCGCCGCCCGCCGCGAGGCCCGCGCCTCCTTCGGCGACGACACCCTCCTCGTCGAGCGCTGGGTCGACCGCCCCCGGCACATCGAGATCCAGGTCCTGGCGGACGGCCACGGGAACGTGGTCCACCTGGGCGAGCGCGAGTGCTCCCTCCAGCGCCGCCACCAGAAGATCATCGAAGAGGCGCCGAGCGTGCTCCTCGACGACGGCACCCGCGCCGCGATGGGCGAGGCGGCCGTCCAGGCGGCCCGCTCCTGCGGGTACGAGGGCGCGGGCACAGTCGAGTTCATCGTTCCCGGCTCCGACCCGTCGTCGTACTACTTCATGGAGATGAACACCCGCCTCCAGGTGGAGCACCCGGTCACCGAGCTGGTCACGGGGCTCGACCTGGTGGAGTGGCAGCTGCGGGTCGCCGCCGGCGAGCGACTGCCGTACGGGCAGCAGGACATCACCCTCACCGGGCACGCGGTGGAGGCACGCATCTGCGCCGAGGACCCCGCGCGCGGCTTCCTGCCGTCCGGCGGCACGGTGCTCGCCCTGCACGAGCCGCAGGGCGACGGAGTGCGCACCGACTCGGGGCTGAGCGAGGGCACGGAGATCGGTTCGCTCTACGACCCGATGCTGTCCAAGGTCATCGCGTACGGGCCCGACCGCGCGACCGCGCTGCGGAAGCTGCGCGCCGCCCTCGCGGAGACGGTCACGCTCGGCGTGCAGACCAACGCCGGGTTCCTGCGCCGGCTGCTGGCCCATCCGGCCGTGGTGGCGGGGGACTTGGACACGGGGCTGGTGGAGCGGGAGGCGGACGAACTCGCCGCGCGGCCGGTCCCGGCGGAGGTGTACGCGTCGGCGGCGCTGCTGCGCCAGGCGGCCCTCGGCCCCCGGGCTTCCGGGGCCCCGGTGGCCTTCGGGGCCTCCGAAGCCACCGGCTGGGTCGATCCGTTCTCCGTGCCGGACGGCTGGCGCCTGGGCGGCGAGCCTGCCTGGACGGCTCACCACCTGCGGCTGCCGGGGCACGATCCGGTGACCGTCCGCGTGCGCCGCGCGGCGGACGGCGGCGTCGAGCTGCTGCTCGACGGCGAGGAGCGGCCCCTCCGGGGAACCCTTCCCGTGCCCGTCGGCGGGCCCACCGCGTCCCGGTTCACCTTCCGGCTCGACGGCGTCACCCACACCTTCGCCGCCCTGCCGGACGGCACCTGGCTCGGCCGCGAGGGTGACGCCTGGCACGTGCGCGACCACGACCCCGTGGCCGCCTCCCTCACCGGCGCCGCGCACGCGGGGGTGGACTCGCTCACCGCGCCCATGCCCGGCACGGTGACCGTCGTGAAGGTGGCCGTGGGCGACGAAGTGACCGCGGGACAGAGCCTGTTGGTGGTCGAGGCGATGAAGATGGAGCACGTCATCTCCGCCCCGCACGCCGGGACCGTCAGCGAGCTGGACGTCACGCCGGGCACCACGGTCGCCATGGACCAGGTGCTGGCCGTGATCACGCCGTACGAGGAGACGACACCGTACGAGGAGACGACATGA
- a CDS encoding hydroxymethylglutaryl-CoA lyase, whose translation MSTPELGLPMAVAAPDLPARVRIYEVGARDGLQNEKATVPTEVKAEFVRRLADSGLTTIEATSFVHPKWVPQLADAEQLFPLVSDLGRSSGVHLPVLVPNERGLDRALALGARHVALFASATESFAKANLNRTVDESLAMFEPVVSRAKADKVHVRSYISMCFGDPWEGPVPIHQVVRVCKALMDMGCDELSLGDTIGVATPGHVQNLLAELNEEGVPTSVLGVHFHDTYGQALANTLAALQHGVTTVDASAGGLGGCPYAKSATGNLATEDLVWMLQGLGIDTGVDLARLTATSVWMAERLGRPSPSRTVKALSHKE comes from the coding sequence ATGAGTACCCCCGAACTGGGCCTCCCCATGGCCGTGGCGGCCCCGGACCTGCCCGCCCGGGTGCGGATCTACGAGGTCGGCGCGCGCGACGGGCTGCAGAACGAGAAGGCGACCGTGCCGACGGAGGTGAAGGCCGAGTTCGTCCGGCGCCTCGCGGACTCGGGCCTGACCACCATCGAGGCCACCAGCTTCGTCCACCCCAAGTGGGTGCCCCAACTGGCGGACGCGGAGCAGCTGTTCCCGCTCGTGAGCGACCTGGGCAGGTCCTCGGGGGTGCACCTCCCGGTCCTCGTGCCCAACGAACGGGGTCTGGACCGGGCGCTGGCCCTCGGCGCCCGCCATGTCGCACTCTTCGCCAGCGCGACGGAGTCCTTCGCGAAGGCGAATCTCAACCGGACCGTCGACGAGTCCCTGGCCATGTTCGAGCCGGTGGTGTCCCGGGCCAAGGCGGACAAGGTGCACGTCCGCAGCTATATCTCGATGTGTTTCGGCGACCCCTGGGAGGGGCCCGTACCCATCCATCAGGTCGTACGCGTCTGCAAGGCCCTGATGGACATGGGCTGCGACGAACTGAGCCTCGGCGACACGATCGGCGTGGCGACACCGGGTCACGTGCAGAACCTCCTCGCCGAGCTGAACGAGGAGGGCGTGCCGACCAGCGTGCTCGGTGTGCACTTCCACGACACCTACGGCCAGGCGCTCGCCAACACCCTGGCGGCCCTCCAGCACGGCGTCACCACCGTCGACGCCTCCGCGGGCGGCCTCGGCGGCTGCCCCTACGCCAAGTCCGCCACCGGCAACCTCGCCACCGAAGACCTCGTATGGATGCTCCAGGGCCTCGGCATCGACACCGGTGTCGACCTCGCCCGCCTCACCGCCACCAGCGTGTGGATGGCCGAGCGACTGGGCCGACCCAGCCCGTCCCGCACGGTCAAAGCCCTCTCCCACAAGGAATGA
- the desA gene encoding lysine decarboxylase DesA has protein sequence MRSHLLNDTTAERYRRSVTEGIERVAAKLATTDRPFTGVTVDALAPRIEQIDLDRPLHDTSAVLDELEEVYLRDAIYFHHPRYLAHLNCPVVIPAVLGEAVLSAVNSSLDTWDQSAGGTLIERRLIDWTNERIGLGPAADGVFTSGGSQSNLQALLLAREEAKPGSGPGDNAARLRIFASEVSHFSVKKSAKLLGLGADAVVTIPVDHDKRMQTLALAHELERCERDGLIPMAVVATAGTTDFGSIDPLPEIAELCSRFGAWMHVDAAYGCGLLASLKNRDRLEGIERADSVTVDYHKSFFQPVSSSAVLVRDPATLRHATYHAEYLNPRRMVQERIPNQVDKSLQTTRRFDALKLWMTLRVMGADGIGELFDEVCELAQEGWKLLVADPRYDVVVEPSLSTLVFRFIPAAVTDPAEIDRANLYARKALFASGDAVVAGTKVGGRHYLKFTLLNPETTVDDIAAVLDLIAGHAEQYLGESLDRAS, from the coding sequence ATGCGCTCGCACCTGCTCAATGACACGACCGCGGAGCGGTACCGCCGCTCCGTGACCGAAGGAATCGAGCGGGTGGCGGCCAAACTCGCCACCACCGACCGACCGTTCACGGGTGTCACGGTCGACGCCCTCGCTCCCCGTATCGAGCAGATCGACCTGGACCGCCCGCTGCACGACACCAGCGCCGTCCTCGACGAGCTCGAAGAGGTCTACCTCCGGGACGCGATCTACTTCCACCACCCGCGCTACCTCGCGCACCTCAACTGCCCGGTGGTCATACCCGCCGTGCTCGGCGAGGCCGTCCTGTCCGCCGTCAACTCCTCCCTGGACACCTGGGACCAGTCGGCCGGCGGCACCCTCATCGAGCGCCGGCTCATCGACTGGACCAACGAGCGCATCGGCCTCGGCCCGGCCGCCGACGGCGTGTTCACCAGCGGCGGCAGCCAGTCCAACCTCCAGGCCCTGCTGCTGGCCCGCGAGGAGGCCAAGCCAGGGAGCGGACCGGGCGACAACGCCGCCAGACTCCGCATCTTCGCCTCCGAGGTCAGCCACTTCAGCGTCAAGAAGTCGGCCAAACTCCTCGGCCTCGGCGCGGACGCCGTCGTCACGATCCCCGTCGACCACGACAAGCGCATGCAGACGCTCGCCCTCGCCCACGAGCTGGAGCGCTGCGAGCGCGACGGCCTGATCCCGATGGCCGTCGTCGCCACCGCCGGCACCACCGACTTCGGCTCCATCGACCCGCTGCCCGAGATCGCGGAGCTGTGCTCCCGGTTCGGCGCCTGGATGCACGTGGACGCGGCCTACGGCTGCGGACTGCTCGCCTCCCTCAAGAACCGGGACCGCCTCGAGGGCATCGAGCGCGCCGACTCCGTCACCGTCGACTACCACAAGTCCTTCTTCCAGCCCGTGAGTTCGTCCGCCGTGCTGGTCCGCGACCCCGCCACCCTGCGCCACGCCACCTACCACGCGGAGTACCTGAACCCGCGCCGCATGGTCCAGGAGCGCATCCCCAACCAGGTCGACAAGTCCCTCCAGACCACCCGCCGCTTCGACGCCCTCAAGCTGTGGATGACGCTGCGCGTGATGGGCGCCGACGGCATCGGCGAACTCTTCGACGAGGTCTGCGAACTGGCCCAGGAGGGCTGGAAGCTGCTCGTGGCCGACCCCCGCTACGACGTGGTGGTCGAGCCGTCTTTGTCCACCCTCGTCTTCCGCTTCATCCCGGCCGCCGTCACCGACCCGGCCGAGATCGACCGCGCCAACCTCTACGCCCGCAAGGCCCTGTTCGCCTCCGGTGACGCCGTCGTCGCGGGCACCAAGGTCGGCGGCCGCCACTACCTGAAGTTCACCCTGCTCAACCCCGAGACCACGGTCGACGACATCGCCGCCGTGCTCGATCTGATCGCCGGCCACGCCGAGCAGTACCTGGGAGAGTCCCTTGACCGCGCTTCCTGA
- a CDS encoding ABC transporter substrate-binding protein, translating into MSNARATHLTRRGILAAGGALGLGAVLAACGDDDGKSGGSESTKAAAKSGPWTFKDDRGTTVKLDKIPGNIVAFTGVAAALYDYGIEVKGVFGPTTTKDGKADVQAGDMDVSKLTVLGNEWGQFNIEKYAALAPDVLISTMFDSAGTLWYVPEESKAKILKLAPSVGVSVYDRQMPASLERMVALAVSLGADEKSAKIAEAKKKFETAAERLRTAAKARPEIKVLAGSASQDIFYVSGSNLSIDLEYFKALGVNIVEPSAKALKASGGWFENLSWENVDKYPADIIVMDDRSATIQPADITEATWKKLPAVKAGQVIARSPEPIVSYDKCTPLLDNLAEAIEEAKKVA; encoded by the coding sequence ATGTCCAACGCCCGTGCCACCCACCTCACCCGACGCGGCATCCTCGCCGCCGGCGGCGCCCTCGGTCTCGGTGCCGTCCTCGCCGCCTGTGGCGACGACGACGGCAAAAGCGGTGGCTCGGAGTCGACGAAGGCCGCCGCCAAGTCCGGTCCCTGGACCTTCAAGGACGACCGCGGCACGACGGTGAAGCTGGACAAGATCCCGGGGAACATCGTCGCCTTCACCGGTGTCGCCGCCGCCCTCTACGACTACGGCATCGAGGTCAAGGGCGTCTTCGGCCCGACCACGACCAAGGACGGCAAGGCCGACGTCCAGGCCGGCGACATGGACGTCAGCAAGCTGACCGTCCTCGGCAACGAGTGGGGCCAGTTCAACATCGAGAAGTACGCGGCCCTCGCGCCCGACGTGCTGATCTCCACCATGTTCGACTCCGCGGGCACCCTCTGGTACGTCCCCGAGGAGTCCAAGGCGAAGATCCTCAAGCTCGCCCCGAGCGTCGGTGTCTCCGTCTACGACCGCCAGATGCCCGCGTCGTTGGAGCGCATGGTCGCGCTCGCCGTGTCGCTGGGCGCCGACGAGAAGTCCGCCAAGATCGCCGAGGCCAAGAAGAAGTTCGAGACGGCCGCGGAGCGGCTGCGCACCGCGGCCAAGGCCCGCCCCGAGATCAAGGTGCTCGCCGGTTCCGCGAGCCAGGACATCTTCTACGTCTCCGGCTCGAACCTCTCCATCGACCTGGAGTACTTCAAGGCGCTCGGCGTGAACATCGTCGAGCCCTCCGCCAAGGCCCTGAAGGCCAGCGGCGGCTGGTTCGAGAACCTGAGCTGGGAGAACGTCGACAAGTACCCGGCGGACATCATCGTCATGGACGACCGCAGCGCGACCATCCAGCCGGCCGACATCACCGAGGCCACCTGGAAGAAGCTGCCCGCGGTCAAGGCCGGCCAGGTCATCGCCCGCTCCCCCGAGCCGATCGTGTCGTACGACAAGTGCACCCCGCTTCTCGACAACCTCGCCGAGGCGATCGAGGAGGCCAAGAAGGTCGCCTGA
- a CDS encoding siderophore-interacting protein: protein MTTAVAAPFRFFSLQVVRTRRLGPSLVRITFAGADLAGFASHGRDQSLSLFLPHPGQTEPAVPYELGDGWWQGWRELPDDVRAVMRSYTLRALRRNARGRASEIDIDFVLHGVEPDAEVPAGPASQWASRAGAGDRVVLLGPAVEDNRAIRFRPPADTDLVVLWADETALPAASAILESLPAGTRVRAWLEVQHAEDVQDLLVTAEAEITWLVRDDGAPMAVDAVRAARLPATESPYAWIAGESGCVKEMRRHLVRERGIDRRRVTFVGYWRRGLTEEQLREQE, encoded by the coding sequence ATGACGACGGCCGTAGCCGCCCCGTTCCGTTTCTTCTCCCTCCAGGTCGTACGGACGAGGCGGCTCGGCCCGTCACTGGTCCGGATCACCTTCGCCGGGGCCGACCTGGCGGGCTTCGCCTCCCACGGCCGGGACCAGAGCCTCTCCCTCTTCCTGCCGCACCCCGGCCAGACCGAGCCGGCCGTCCCCTACGAGCTGGGCGACGGCTGGTGGCAGGGGTGGCGCGAACTCCCCGACGACGTACGGGCGGTGATGCGCTCGTACACGCTGCGGGCGCTGCGCCGGAACGCCCGGGGCCGTGCGAGCGAGATCGACATCGACTTCGTCCTGCACGGCGTGGAGCCGGACGCCGAGGTCCCCGCGGGGCCGGCGTCCCAGTGGGCCTCCCGTGCGGGGGCCGGCGACCGCGTCGTACTGCTCGGCCCGGCGGTCGAGGACAACCGGGCGATCCGCTTCCGCCCGCCCGCCGACACCGACCTGGTCGTCCTGTGGGCGGACGAGACCGCGCTGCCCGCCGCCTCCGCGATCCTCGAGTCCCTGCCCGCCGGCACCCGCGTCCGCGCCTGGCTGGAGGTCCAGCACGCCGAGGACGTCCAGGACCTGCTGGTCACCGCCGAGGCGGAGATCACCTGGCTCGTGCGCGACGACGGGGCCCCCATGGCCGTCGACGCGGTACGGGCCGCCCGGCTTCCCGCCACCGAGAGCCCGTACGCCTGGATCGCGGGCGAGTCCGGGTGCGTGAAGGAGATGCGCCGCCATCTCGTGCGCGAGCGTGGCATCGACCGCAGGCGGGTCACCTTCGTCGGCTACTGGCGGCGCGGGCTGACCGAGGAGCAACTGCGCGAGCAGGAGTGA